From Ammoniphilus oxalaticus:
GCGCCCATTGCCAAGAATCGGTTGAAATAACAGCGGAAGATTCCGCGTTGTTTGCCAGATATGGGATGGATGTTGAAAAGGTAAAAGTCGGAAAAGGGTGCGTGAACTGTCATACGAGCGGATTCCGAGGCCGCATCGCGATTCAAGAAGTTTTACCTGTGGATGATCAGTTGAAACGGTTGATTAATCAAGGTCAGGCAGAAACAGATTACAAAACGCATGCGGTTGAGCATGGTTTTACACCGATGTTTATGGATGGATTGCATAAAGTGGCGCAGGGGTTGACGACGTTGGAAGAAGTGGTCAGAGTAACGATCGACTAATCGATGGTGGGAGTGATCAGGATGGATATTATTGAATTATTAAAAAAAGCAAAGCAAAAGGGAGCGTCTGATTTACATATGACGACTGGAGCTGCCCCCGTTTTTCGGTTGCATGGACAACTCGTTCCAGCGTCGACGACAATCTGTGAAGGAAATGACACGACACGCGCCGCTCAACAATTATTGACAGATGAACAGACGCGCCAATTAGAAGCGAACGGAGAAATTGACTTTTCTTTCGGTTTGCCAGGGATTTCTCGTTTTCGTGTCAACATTTATAAGCAACGCGGCAGTTTAAGTTTAGCGATTCGAACGATTCCACATGAAATACCGGATATGGACAGACTTGGTTTGCCCTCTTTAGTTCGTCAGATTTGTGAACGACAACAAGGGCTGTTTTTAGTTACGGGGCCAACGGGCAGCGGAAAATCAACCACTTTAGCGGCGATGGTGGACCATATTAATCGAACCTACGCTAAACATATCATCACGTTGGAAGATCCAATTGAGTATCTGCATCGACACAAAACAGGCCTTGTGGATCAACGAGAGGTCGGGAGTGATACAGCTTCATTTGCTAGCGGTCTACGCTCTGCATTGCGTCAAGATCCTGATGTTATTCTCGTAGGTGAAATGCGCGACTTGGAAACGATCAGCACGGCAATCAGCGCTGCGGAAACAGGTCACTTAGTGTTGGCGACACTTCATACTACGAACGCGCCGCAGACGATCGATCGAATCATTGATGCCTTTCCGACAGGTCAACAACAGCAAGTCCGTTTACAATTATCGAGTAATTTACTTGGCGTGTTGGCTCAACGGTTGATTCCGCTACTTGATGGAAGTGGTAGAACCGCAGCTTTTGAGGTGATGGTCAATTCAACCGCGATTGCAAATTTGATCAGGCAAGAAAAAGCGCACCAGATTAAATCGATGATGGAGACGGGCTCACAACTTGGAATGGTGACGATGGAACAATCGCTTACGCGACTCGTTAATCAAGGAATGATTAACTCGGCAGCCGCTTATGAAATTTGTCCAAGTTTGCTCGGACGATTTGATTAATTGGGTTAATGAGGGAAGGAGGAGCGCCGTATGCTAGAGTTTACGTATTCGGGCTACAATGCTCAACAAAAGAGAATACAAGGGAAGATCGAAGCCCGCGATAAACGGGAAGCATTTCGGAACTTAAAGCAACAGGGTATGCTAATCACACACTTGAATGAACGGAAGCAAACGATCTTGACGAAAGACATTGAGATTTTAACGCCAGGTGTCAAGCAAAGAGACTTTGTCGTGTTTTGCCGTCAATTTGCTACGTTGCTGCGAGCAGGGGTCGGGATTGCCGAAGCGTTACAAATTCTCGTTCAGCAGACGGACAGTAAAGTGTTGAAAAAGGCGCTTGAAATCGTGCTGGAGGATGTGCGGTCTGGCTCATCATTGTCAGTGGCTTGCCAGCAGCAGCGTAAAGTGTTTCCTGTCATCTTTGTCAGCATGGCTCGCGCAGGCGAAACGAGCGGGAGCTTAGATGACATGCTGGACAAACTAGCTGGCTATTTTGAAAAGGAGCACAATGTAAAAGGAAAGATAAAGTCGGCGCTGTTTTATCCGATTGCTGTCGGGATCTTGTCTGTGCTCGTCAGCTTTTTCCTAATGTGGAAAGTGGTGCCCCAGTTTGTTTCTGTATTTCAAAATGTGGGACTCGAGTTGCCTTGGATCACGCGTTTTGTGCTTGGGGTTAGTGAATGGGTCGGCTTGTATTGGTTCCTATTGCTCGGTTTGCCTGTCCTCATTTGGGCTGTTTTGTTCCTCTATGGAAAAAACGAAAAAGGGCGCTATCAAATTGACTGGGTTAAACTGAAGCTGCCGATCGTCGGCTCTTTGCTGATAAAATCTTCACTGGCTCGGTTTAGTCGCACATTCTCGACACTTTACCAAGCGGCGGTGCCTGTTGTGCCGACACTCGCAATTCTCGTCGACATCGTCGGCAATCAAGTCATTTCCCAATCATTGAACCGAGCCCGAGATAACTTGCGCGAGGGACAACCACTGGCCCAACCTTTTAGGGAAAATTCAATCTTCCCGCCAATGGTCTCGCAAATGATTGCGATCGGTGAACAAACGGGGAATCTAGATGAAGTGATGGGGAAAGTAGCGGATTATTACGAGGAAGAAGTGGACCAAATGGCGGAGCGGATGAGGTCGTTGATCGAACCGATCATGTTAGTTGTTGTTTCGTTCATCGTTGGAATTATAGTGCTTGCTGTGTTGTTGCCGATGTTCGCATTATATGAAGGAATGACGTGATTAACAGAGAGACGTCCTCTGTTAACAAGATTGTAACAGGTTCTAGCATTTTCTTCTTGTCGAGAATGGGCTAATTTTATATAATGGAGACACAGGAAATGAGTGGTAATTATAAATGGGTCGTGATGATTTTCATTCTGTAGATGGGCGCTTAGAATGAAGGAAACGAGTAGCGCAACCGAACCCGCCTCTATGTTGCGAGGGCGGATTTTTTTTGTTTTTAAAACCTACTAATGGGAGGGAAAGAAACATGAGGGAAGCGTTGAAAAGATTTTGGAACAATCAAAAAGGGGTCACCTTGATCGAGTTACTCGCGGTTGTTGTGATTTTAGGGATTATTGCGGCAATTGCAGCACCGAGTGTTATGACGAACTTTGATAGTGCCAAAACGAATTCGGATGCTCAGACGGAAGCAATAATTAAAGATGCGGTGCAAAGGTTTGCTTTGGATAATCCGATACCAGAGGATGGCACCATTAAAATAAAGGTTCATTTAGTAGATGGTGGTTATTTACAGGACGTGCCGAAGCAGTCGTCTAATAATCAATATTTTACAGAAGTAAAAATAACTGTTAATGCAAATGGTAAAATAGTATTTAATGGATTTAAAACAGCCAATGAAAAGCCTACGACATAATAAGAATAATAATTCGAAATACCCCCCCTTCAAGGAGGGGCTTTGTTTACGGAGTATAGCGGTTGATTTGTGAAAAATGGGGGTGACTGACTATGTGGATGGCGTTGAAAAGATTTTGGAACAATCAAAAAGGGGTAACCTTGATCGAGTTACTCGCTGTAGTTGTCATTTTGGGTATCATCGCCGCAATTGCGGCACCAAGTGTGATGACTAACTTTAATAGTGCAAAAGTTAATAGTGATGCCCAAACCCAGGCAATTATTGAGGATGCTGCAAAGCGAATGGTGCTGGATCTTACAAGTCACACGAGGACAGAGGGGATTAATCAGCCTGAAACCTCTCGGCTGGGATATGTAAAGTTTGACAAAGAATCAATAGAATTAACGGATTATTTGGATGTAAAATCTAATGATGCACAAATTCCAACTGCTGAAGATTCAAATAAATTCTTTAGATTAAAGATAGTTCAAGGAAAAGTAACTGTTACTATAGGTGAGTCTACACCAATCGATTAAACTAAATAATTTAGAAGACAATCCCCATAGGGCTTGTCTTCTTTTCTTTTTTCGTACATGATTAAGCTAACACCCATTAGAAGGAGGCCTCTATGAACACTCTTATCTTCATTTTCATCACACTTCTATCCCTTTTCCTCGCATCGTTCCTCAACGTTGTCGCTATCCGTATTCCAAAAGGGGAATCGATCGTGTTTCCCGCTTCACATTGTGTCCATTGTGAACATCGCTTGGGTCCACTAGACTTGATCCCTGTTATTAGTTTCTTTCTATTAAAGGGAAGATGTCGCTATTGTCAGGCGAAGGTTTCCTATATTTACCCTGTGGGGGAGATGTTCACCGCTAGCGTGCTCGTTTATACTAGTTACAAGGTAGGCTGGGGATTGGAGTTGCTGATTGCTTTGCCGTTAATGGCATTCCTCGCTTCGATTACAATCAGTGATTTATTGTATAAAATTATTCCGAATAAAGTGAACTTATTTTTCTTCATTTATTTCATGATGGTTCGCCTATTCTACTATCCGCAACCGCCGCTTACGTATTTGATCGGTATGTTGGTCGGCGGCGGGTTGTTGTTATTGATTGCGATTGTTAGCCGCGGCGGGATGGGCGGCGGTGATATCAAACTAATGGCTGTCGTTGGGATGGCGCTTGGCTGGCAGCCGGTGATTGTCTCTTTTTTGTTGGCGTCCTTGTTCGGCGGATTAATCGGTGTCATCCTGTTGCTGGCGAAAGTAGTTAAACGAAAACAAGCGATTCCATTTGGCCCTTTTTTAGCGGCTGGTATTTTCGTTACATATTTTTGGGGGAATGAGATCATTTTAGCTTATCTGAACTGGATCCTTCGTTCCTAAAAAGGGAGCTAGCGTGATGTTAAACTGGGGAATTTGGAAAAATAAAAGAACGGTAGGTTTGGAAATAAAGGATACGATCATCAAATTGGTAGAACTGGAGCGAACAGGGGAAGACGTCCAAATTAAGAAGTTTTATAGTGAGCCGATCCCTGCGGGGGTGGTCACGGCGGGACAGATCGTTGATCAGGACCATTTCTTTGAGATCCTTTTTTTGATGAAAGAGAAGACAGGACTGAAAAACCAGTCAATTCATTTGGCGATCGATTGCCAACAAGTATTGCTGCGTCCTTTACAGATAAGTAACGCGCCAAAAAAAGAATTAAGAAAAGCGATTGAGCTAGAAATTGAGAACCAAATTCAACCGCCTTTTGATGAATATGTTTTTGACTTTTCAATTTTAAATGATGTGGAAACAGGCGACGGGGAGGAACGTCTGGAATTGATGCTCGTGATCGCCCCAAAAGCCTACATAACCTCTTATGTCGATCTGTTGCGAGAACTTGATCTGAATCCGAAAAGTGTGGACTTGGGCCCACTGTCCGTCGTTAGAGCGTTGCGGGCCAATGAAGCTTGGGCATTGGACCGTACGTTTATGATTATTAATGTAGGGGATAAAAGCACGGAGGTGAGCATCGTCCATGATCGCGTTTTGAAGATGGTCAGATCGTTTGCGTTGGATGTGCATGCGTTCCTTTATGATTCAGATCATAGTACTACGGATGCGCGCGACTTTGTAGAGATTCAAGAGCAGCGTTCGATGATTCAATCATTTGCCAATGAGATGGGTGGAGAGTTGGAGCGGATTATCAACTTTTATTTATACACGTTAAATAATCGTGATCAGCAAATTGCTCAAGTTATTTTGGTAGGGGAAATTACGAACTTGCATGAACTAGCGGATTATTTGTCCATTCGTTTGAACTTGCAAGTGCTGGTTGAGGGGATTCGGGAGCAATATATCGCCCCTTCGTTGCGTGACCAGTTTGGCCCGCAATCCCCTTCTTTTGTCGTTCCATTTGGACTGGCGCTGAAGGATGTGAACTAAGTTGGAAATCAATTTAATTCCGAAAGAACCATTCGTTGTTAAACACTTTAAACAGCTGCTGTTGCTTATTTGTTTTATCTTGCTTCTTATGTCTATTTCGATTACGCAATATATTTTGCAGCAGGAGAAGATTTTGGCCCACGCTGAGGAAAGGGTCATTGCGCTTAAAAAAGAGAAAAGTCTATTGGAACAAGACATTGCCTATAACCGTGGAGTGCTAGAGCGGGAAGAAGAATTGAAGGAGTATCGTAAATATAAAGCCTTAATAGAAGGAATTGAAGCGAACCGCGGTCCGAGTTGGGCATTTGTGTTAGAGGAGGTTTCAACGGCGTTGCCGGACCATGCGGTTTTGTTGGAGCTAGAAGGGGAAGGGAATCGCGTGTTAGGAACGGCCGCTGTTTATAATTTGACGGATGCCGCCTATTTTCTTGATCAAATTGAAAACCTAGACACGATTGAGAGCTCGTATATGCGGATTATTCAAGAATCAGAAGTGTATGAGGACTATCACGTGGACCCGCGGCAAGCGAAAATCGTCGAGTTCACTTTGTATACGAAAGGGGCGCGGGGCGATGATTAAACGTGAATTATCCCGTCTCAATCCTTTCAAGGGCAGCTCGTTTGAGAAGCGTTCTTATCTCACATTGGGATTGATTTTTGTTGCTGGACTCGTTTTCATTTTGGGCGCCTTTTTATTGCTTTATGAATTTAAGATTAAACAAGTGGCCGCGATGGAAGCGCAGGCGCATGAGTTGAAACAATTTATAAGCGAACATGAGCAAGAAAAAGAACGCCTAACGATGCCTGTCCCGCCCAATGAGGCAGAGGCGTTGAGTTATGCTCGCAAAGTTCCGACGGCTAGAGAATTGCCCCGCATTTTAGCGGATCTGGAGCAAATCGCAAATGTGACGGGGATTAACATCGAAAGCGCGGAAGTGAATGAAGTGAAGCCGACCCATGAGGATCTTGTGACTACGTTTCTGAAAGAACTAGGCGAATTGGCGAAAGATATGAAAGAAGATGGAGAGGGAGCAGCAGAGCAAGAAGGTGACGCTGCGCCGCCTCGTCAACGAGAACGGATCTTCATTACGGAACCTGAACGTTTTTTAGAGGGAATTATCGGACAAGCTGAAGGCGGTAATGATAAGACAGATGACGAATCAGATGGTGTAACGAAGATTGCCCCCGAATTAGAGGAGTATATTCCTTTCGGGATGATTAGATTTGAAGTAGAGGCGACAGGAACCTATCATAGCCTGATGAATTTTCTAGGTTTACTGCGAACTAACGATCGTTTAACACATGTTGAAAAATGGGAATATCAGTATTTAGATACGCGCCGTGATGCGGTTGGTTCAAAACCGGTGATTCAATTGAGTTTTAAAGTCTTCTATTATAAGCAGCCAGTTGAATTTATTCCAGAGCTACCGCCGCTTGAGCTGGAAACGGGTGGGAAGAGCTCGATTATCGTTGTTCCTAAATCATGGATTGAGACTCCGCAGACGACAACGGATGAGGATGAATATGAAGGCGCAAATCCAGAAGGAACGGCAGAGGCAAAAGAGGCGGCGATGCGTGAAGCAATAAAAGTGCTGTCTGAGCAGATTCCAGTCGATCCGATTACAAAAGATTGAATGGGCTGTTCGGATAAATCAATTGTTCTATTAATCTCTCACTTTTCATAGATATGGATTAAGAACCTCTATCAAAAGGAGAGATTATAGATGGACAACAATCGAGCTCGAATCACAATTAAGTTAGGACAAGCTGACGAACCTACGAAAATTGATGAGGTACCAGAGACGGAAGAAACGGCGCCAAAGGTGATTGAAACTGCAACCGAGACCGAGGAGGTCGTTTTCAAGAAGCCCGCTAAAAAAGAGCGGCGCCCGAAAAAGAAAATCGATAAAAAAACGGTTGCTCCTGTTTTGGAGGAGACAGAACCAAAAGAAGAAAAAGGGTTCTTAGCGTCAATGAAAGAAGTGGCGCGTGGCAAGGAGCGTTCCGATGAGGAGCAACCGGATCCTGATCTATGGTATGGACCAAAGTATGTCGCGACAACGGGTGAGACAAGCAAACAACTCCTGTCCACGCCCCGCGATTCCAAAGGGATCTTAGGCGTTATGGCTTCAGTAACAGGAGCGGTCGCGGTTGGTCTGTTGTTCGGCTATGTGGTTCTTTCCTTTTTCCAATCAGGAATGATTCAAGATGGGAACGATTTGGCCGCGCTCCCTTCATCTGGAGAAGAACAAGCGGCGACAAACGAAGAAAAACAAACGAATGAGCAGGAAGCAGATGAAAAATCATCCGAAGAACCGTCGATTACAGTGACCGGAGCGAGCGAAACAGTTTCAATTGAAGTGCCGCCGACAACGTATTATGTTGTGCAAGGCGGTGTGTTTAAAGATCAAGCAAGCGCGGCTCCCTACGTGGCAGAGATGAAAAGCAAAGGTTGGCCAAGCAAGTTTTTGGGTGATCAACCGACCCATTTGTTATTCGGGATCGCTTTGCAACGGGAGCAAGCGGCCGCGCTTGCCGCTCAATTTAAAGATACGGATGTATTTGTAAAAGAGATGACTGGAGAAGCAAAGGCGCTCACCGTCCCCCTGAAACAGGGGGCAGCAAGTTCGCCCGAAGAGTGGACACGTTGGTTTGAGCAAGAACAAGCCTTTGTGGGAGCGGTCGGCAGCTCGATTAACGCGGCGCTTTCGGCGGGACAACTAAGCGCCGAGCAAATGAAGTCGATTACAGAGACGCACCGCAACGCGCTCCAATCAGGCAGAGAATTGATTAGCAAACTTCCTGAATCAGAGCAAGCGGTCGGCAACCGCTTATTAGAAGATTTTACAAAGGGAGTTAAAGCCCTCGAGCAATACGAGAAACAACCAGCCGTTGGTCATCTTTGGCAGGCGGAACAAGCTTTACTTGACGCCTTCATGAGTAAACAACAGCTGCTTGCTTCGTTTCAATAAAGAAGCGATGAACGAAAGAGCTAACCCTACGTGACGAGGGTCAGCTCTTTTTCAAGCTGAAAGCTAAAGAATTTAGGCCTTTCAGCTTGAAACAAAATTTGTTGACAAGAGGTTCGTTTGCTACACTGAAATTATGATAGGAATTAGAAGGTTGAACCCACGCTAAAAATAGGTAATGGACTGATAGAAGAACAAAGGAATGGGAATAGAAAGGGGCTCGCGTGATCGTATGCAACAGCAAATTATTTTAGCTTCAGCATCCCCGCGGCGTCAGGAGATGTTACAAAATTTAGGACTCGAATTTACGATCCATCCCAGTGGAGCAGATGAAACGGTAGTCGGTAGGGTAGAGCCATCGGATCTTGTGGAGATGTTGGCTGTTCGCAAAGCCGCTGATGTGGCAAGTTCTTATCAGTCGGGAATCGTGATTGGATCAGACACGGTTGTTGCTCACAAAGGACAAGCTTTAGGAAAGCCAGTGGACGATCAAGAGGCGTTTCAAATGTTGTCGAGTCTACAAGGTCAAACCCATTCTGTGTTTAGCGGGCTCGCTGTGATCAATGCGAAAAACGGGGTATGCCAGCAAGGCTGGGTGGAAACGAAGGTGCATATGCGCCCCGTTTCAGAAGAAGAGATTCGCGACTACATTTTGACCGGAGAACCGCGGGATAAGGCGGGCGCTTATGCGATCCAAGGGTTCGGTTCACTTTTTGTAAATGGAATTGAAGGGGACTATTTTTCAGTCGTTGGGATGCCGATTCGTTTATTGGCGCAATACTTGGAGCAGTTTGGAGTCAATGTTTTAAAACAGGTTCATCAGAGACATACTCGTAAACATCGGGAATAAATAGATGTAAGGGGTTATACAAAATGAAAACGAACAGCTTAGTGAATGTCCCGACCAGTGAATTGCCGAGAGAAAGAATGATTCAGTATGGTTTAGACGCCTTATCGAACGCGGAGTTGATTGCGATCTTGCTTCGCACGGGGACAGCGGGAGAATCAGTGTTAAGTCTGGCGCAGCGTGTATTAGGGCAGGTGGGAGGAATTCGTCAGTTTCTTGATGTATCTCTTGAAGAGCTTACTGCAATCAAAGGGATCGGCGTCGCTAAAGCTGTTCAACTATTGGCTGGAATTGAGCTGGGCAGGCGAATTGCTAATTCGACTCCCGAGCAACGATGGACGATTCGTTCCCCAGAAGATGTCGCAAAATTGATGATGGAAGAGTTAAGACATTTGAAAAGGGAAAAATTCGTTTGTTTGTTCCTCAATACAAAAAACCAAGTGTTGGCCCAACACACGGTTTCGATTGGTAGTTTAAATTCATCTGTTGTGCATCCGCGCGAGGTGTTTAAAGAAGCGATTCGGAGAAGTAGCGCAGCGATTATTTGTTTGCATAACCATCCGAGCGGAGATCCGACGCCAAGTCAGGAAGATATTGAAGTGACGAAACGTTTAATTAACGCCGGACAGATTATTGGAATTGCAGTGCTTGATCATGTGATTATAGGCGATGGTCGTTTTTACAGTTTAAAAGAAAATGGATGTATTTGAATTCGACCGGAAAACTATTTATAATAAAATGTTGATGAGACGGTTACAGATGTTGAGATGACGGAAGGAGATTTATGCGATGTTTGGTGGTTTCTCTCGGGATATGGGTATTGACCTCGGTACGGCAAATACACTTGTTTATGTAAAAGGAAAAGGAATTTTGGTGCGTGAACCTTCAGTCGTGGCAATTCGAACGGATACAGGTTCGATTGAAGCGGTTGGAAATGACGCGAAAAATATGATTGGTAGAACACCAGGAAACATCGTCGCAGTGCGGCCGATGAAGGACGGGGTCATCGCCGATTTTGAAACGACAGCAACAATGATACGGTATTTTATTCGGCAAGCGCAAAAGAATCAAGGGATTCTTTCTAGAAGGCCAAATGTGATGGTCTGTGTGCCTTCCGGAATTACAGCGGTTGAAAAAAGAGCGGTAGAGGATGCGACAAAACAAGCGGGCGCGCGAGAAGCTTACACGATTGAGGAACCGTTTGCGGCTGC
This genomic window contains:
- a CDS encoding Maf family protein produces the protein MGIERGSRDRMQQQIILASASPRRQEMLQNLGLEFTIHPSGADETVVGRVEPSDLVEMLAVRKAADVASSYQSGIVIGSDTVVAHKGQALGKPVDDQEAFQMLSSLQGQTHSVFSGLAVINAKNGVCQQGWVETKVHMRPVSEEEIRDYILTGEPRDKAGAYAIQGFGSLFVNGIEGDYFSVVGMPIRLLAQYLEQFGVNVLKQVHQRHTRKHRE
- a CDS encoding prepilin-type N-terminal cleavage/methylation domain-containing protein; protein product: MREALKRFWNNQKGVTLIELLAVVVILGIIAAIAAPSVMTNFDSAKTNSDAQTEAIIKDAVQRFALDNPIPEDGTIKIKVHLVDGGYLQDVPKQSSNNQYFTEVKITVNANGKIVFNGFKTANEKPTT
- a CDS encoding type II secretion system F family protein → MLEFTYSGYNAQQKRIQGKIEARDKREAFRNLKQQGMLITHLNERKQTILTKDIEILTPGVKQRDFVVFCRQFATLLRAGVGIAEALQILVQQTDSKVLKKALEIVLEDVRSGSSLSVACQQQRKVFPVIFVSMARAGETSGSLDDMLDKLAGYFEKEHNVKGKIKSALFYPIAVGILSVLVSFFLMWKVVPQFVSVFQNVGLELPWITRFVLGVSEWVGLYWFLLLGLPVLIWAVLFLYGKNEKGRYQIDWVKLKLPIVGSLLIKSSLARFSRTFSTLYQAAVPVVPTLAILVDIVGNQVISQSLNRARDNLREGQPLAQPFRENSIFPPMVSQMIAIGEQTGNLDEVMGKVADYYEEEVDQMAERMRSLIEPIMLVVVSFIVGIIVLAVLLPMFALYEGMT
- a CDS encoding type II secretion system protein; this translates as MWMALKRFWNNQKGVTLIELLAVVVILGIIAAIAAPSVMTNFNSAKVNSDAQTQAIIEDAAKRMVLDLTSHTRTEGINQPETSRLGYVKFDKESIELTDYLDVKSNDAQIPTAEDSNKFFRLKIVQGKVTVTIGESTPID
- a CDS encoding prepilin peptidase; translated protein: MNTLIFIFITLLSLFLASFLNVVAIRIPKGESIVFPASHCVHCEHRLGPLDLIPVISFFLLKGRCRYCQAKVSYIYPVGEMFTASVLVYTSYKVGWGLELLIALPLMAFLASITISDLLYKIIPNKVNLFFFIYFMMVRLFYYPQPPLTYLIGMLVGGGLLLLIAIVSRGGMGGGDIKLMAVVGMALGWQPVIVSFLLASLFGGLIGVILLLAKVVKRKQAIPFGPFLAAGIFVTYFWGNEIILAYLNWILRS
- the pilM gene encoding type IV pilus biogenesis protein PilM; translation: MLNWGIWKNKRTVGLEIKDTIIKLVELERTGEDVQIKKFYSEPIPAGVVTAGQIVDQDHFFEILFLMKEKTGLKNQSIHLAIDCQQVLLRPLQISNAPKKELRKAIELEIENQIQPPFDEYVFDFSILNDVETGDGEERLELMLVIAPKAYITSYVDLLRELDLNPKSVDLGPLSVVRALRANEAWALDRTFMIINVGDKSTEVSIVHDRVLKMVRSFALDVHAFLYDSDHSTTDARDFVEIQEQRSMIQSFANEMGGELERIINFYLYTLNNRDQQIAQVILVGEITNLHELADYLSIRLNLQVLVEGIREQYIAPSLRDQFGPQSPSFVVPFGLALKDVN
- a CDS encoding type IV pilus twitching motility protein PilT, with product MDIIELLKKAKQKGASDLHMTTGAAPVFRLHGQLVPASTTICEGNDTTRAAQQLLTDEQTRQLEANGEIDFSFGLPGISRFRVNIYKQRGSLSLAIRTIPHEIPDMDRLGLPSLVRQICERQQGLFLVTGPTGSGKSTTLAAMVDHINRTYAKHIITLEDPIEYLHRHKTGLVDQREVGSDTASFASGLRSALRQDPDVILVGEMRDLETISTAISAAETGHLVLATLHTTNAPQTIDRIIDAFPTGQQQQVRLQLSSNLLGVLAQRLIPLLDGSGRTAAFEVMVNSTAIANLIRQEKAHQIKSMMETGSQLGMVTMEQSLTRLVNQGMINSAAAYEICPSLLGRFD
- the radC gene encoding RadC family protein — protein: MKTNSLVNVPTSELPRERMIQYGLDALSNAELIAILLRTGTAGESVLSLAQRVLGQVGGIRQFLDVSLEELTAIKGIGVAKAVQLLAGIELGRRIANSTPEQRWTIRSPEDVAKLMMEELRHLKREKFVCLFLNTKNQVLAQHTVSIGSLNSSVVHPREVFKEAIRRSSAAIICLHNHPSGDPTPSQEDIEVTKRLINAGQIIGIAVLDHVIIGDGRFYSLKENGCI